Proteins from a genomic interval of Nocardioidaceae bacterium:
- a CDS encoding alpha/beta hydrolase: protein MSLVSERVGQFFCDGDRLEFTEYGGGDRWVVLLHGQLMPRRMCQPLARVLAAAGHHVVALDLLGHGRSDRPADPTLYSMTAFGEQVIALLDHLGVEQAVVGGTSLGANVSLEVADAAPERVRGIIAEMPVLDNGLEAAIVAFAPLMFVGRLAPVPVSALRRASRSVPRGLVPFWAGIVLDTLNQRPAPMAAAVHGLFFGRVAPPSARRRAMQVPALVVGHRRDPIHPYADAALLAEEMPRARFVPAKGILEWRFSPERLDEAAVEFVRDCWTEAEQRPHLVLS from the coding sequence ATGAGTCTGGTGTCCGAGCGCGTCGGTCAGTTCTTCTGTGACGGCGACCGCCTCGAGTTCACCGAGTACGGCGGCGGGGACCGTTGGGTGGTGCTGTTGCACGGCCAGCTCATGCCGCGGCGCATGTGCCAGCCGCTCGCCCGCGTGCTGGCGGCCGCCGGGCACCACGTCGTGGCGCTGGACCTGCTCGGCCACGGGCGGTCCGACCGACCCGCCGACCCGACGCTCTACTCGATGACGGCGTTCGGGGAGCAGGTCATCGCGCTGCTGGACCACCTCGGCGTCGAGCAGGCGGTCGTCGGCGGCACGTCGCTGGGCGCCAACGTCTCGCTCGAGGTCGCCGACGCCGCGCCCGAGCGCGTCCGCGGCATCATCGCCGAGATGCCGGTGCTCGACAACGGCCTCGAAGCGGCCATCGTCGCCTTCGCGCCCCTGATGTTCGTCGGCCGGCTCGCGCCGGTCCCGGTCAGCGCGCTGCGGCGGGCCTCCCGCTCGGTGCCCCGGGGCCTGGTGCCGTTCTGGGCCGGCATCGTCCTCGACACCCTCAACCAGCGGCCCGCCCCGATGGCCGCCGCGGTGCACGGGCTCTTCTTCGGTCGCGTCGCACCCCCCAGCGCGCGGCGGCGCGCCATGCAGGTGCCGGCGCTCGTCGTCGGGCACCGCCGCGACCCGATCCACCCGTACGCCGACGCGGCCCTTCTCGCCGAGGAGATGCCCCGCGCCAGGTTCGTCCCGGCGAAGGGCATCCTCGAGTGGCGCTTCTCGCCCGAGCGACTCGACGAGGCCGCGGTCGAGTTCGTCCGCGACTGCTGGACCGAAGCGGAGCAGCGACCGCACCTGGTCCTGTCCTGA
- a CDS encoding PAS domain S-box protein produces the protein MATTAPRALAPLGAPRVRRSHRVGRLGNPVGYVDPGADDLRPSSHLWLLGWLLAASLGAVVISPPESSLAIWWPATFVGVGLLLQAPRRQWVVLVPVVAGTITLGQVLAERQVDLSIGMGLLTALESLVIALVLRGLPGSALLTSVSAVGRLLLADLAGAVVFAAGLAPLMVFLPEADYLELVGQTTLSHVTAALCLGPLFLTPAGAWRRSREQYAQWAVLVAVELWVFGTASGAGVAVALLPVLLWGAVRQSPRATAIQSTVVAVVAVLAFSVGRGPFTVGVGGTYPDWTAATIALQLYLSALALTALVVATASAQQRDAAEAARREADFTRTVLRSTDALTAVVAADGTVLLVNDAVTRATGFSAAHLEGRPIWETLTPPENRALAQQAFAEGLRLAEADLSGERELATTSGKVRRVRLTASAFDTGPGEPGSVVLTGIDVTDERHTGDLLARMLEAGSSTATIGLDPDGTITVFSRGAVDLLGLEADDALGAAFTTLIARGTCDGSVVIDPAASPAAETARILDVLGTGPERPAHDWWWECADGERVAVSQTLDEVTDGAGRRTGYLVVARDVTERRRSQEILLAALQRERQAVDRLRSLDRAKNEFVTTVSHELRTPISSIVGYAEVVREEVTDDATRCLLDAIARNGYRLRDLANDLVTLSDLEQGGATDTGPVDLRTQLQGVLADLSPTAHTRCQSLVFQDLLDETTPCRVQGDREHVRRALGNVVDNALKFSPDGAEVTVCLEPHEDGIRVRVSDQGMGIPADEVEHVFQRFYRARNANEHAIQGPGLGLSLAETILRLHGGELVLRSTEGAGTQVDVVFPQQRQLRPGPLRSG, from the coding sequence ATGGCCACCACCGCACCCCGTGCGCTCGCGCCTCTCGGCGCGCCGCGGGTGCGGCGGTCCCACCGCGTGGGGAGGCTCGGCAATCCCGTCGGGTACGTCGACCCCGGCGCCGACGACCTGCGGCCCAGCAGCCACCTGTGGCTCCTGGGCTGGCTGCTCGCAGCCTCCCTCGGAGCGGTGGTGATCAGCCCGCCGGAGTCCTCGCTGGCGATCTGGTGGCCCGCCACATTCGTCGGGGTGGGCCTGCTGCTGCAGGCACCGCGCCGCCAGTGGGTGGTGCTGGTGCCCGTGGTGGCCGGCACCATCACGCTCGGCCAGGTGCTCGCCGAACGCCAGGTCGACCTGAGCATCGGCATGGGGCTCCTCACCGCGCTCGAGAGCCTGGTGATCGCACTCGTGCTGCGAGGGCTGCCCGGCAGCGCCCTGCTCACCTCGGTCAGTGCGGTGGGACGGCTGCTGCTCGCCGACCTGGCCGGCGCCGTCGTCTTCGCTGCCGGCCTGGCCCCGCTCATGGTGTTCCTGCCGGAGGCGGACTACCTCGAGCTCGTCGGTCAGACCACGCTGAGCCACGTCACCGCGGCGCTGTGCCTCGGGCCGCTGTTCCTCACCCCGGCCGGCGCCTGGCGCCGCTCCCGCGAGCAGTACGCCCAGTGGGCGGTCCTGGTGGCGGTCGAGCTCTGGGTCTTCGGCACCGCGAGCGGCGCGGGTGTCGCCGTCGCGCTCCTGCCGGTGCTGCTGTGGGGGGCCGTCCGTCAGAGCCCGCGGGCCACCGCCATCCAGTCGACCGTCGTCGCCGTGGTGGCGGTGCTGGCCTTCAGCGTGGGACGTGGCCCGTTCACCGTCGGGGTCGGCGGGACCTACCCCGACTGGACCGCTGCGACCATCGCCCTGCAGCTCTACCTCAGCGCGCTGGCCCTCACCGCGCTGGTGGTGGCCACCGCCAGTGCTCAGCAGCGTGACGCGGCCGAGGCCGCCCGACGCGAGGCCGACTTCACCCGCACCGTGCTGCGGTCGACCGACGCCCTCACGGCCGTCGTGGCCGCCGACGGCACGGTGCTGCTCGTCAACGACGCCGTGACCCGGGCGACGGGATTCAGCGCCGCGCACCTGGAGGGGCGTCCGATCTGGGAGACGCTCACCCCTCCGGAGAACCGAGCGCTCGCCCAGCAGGCCTTCGCCGAGGGCCTTCGCCTCGCCGAGGCAGACCTCAGCGGTGAACGGGAGCTGGCGACGACCTCGGGCAAGGTGCGCCGCGTACGCCTCACGGCCTCGGCGTTCGACACCGGCCCCGGCGAGCCCGGGTCGGTGGTCCTCACGGGCATCGACGTCACCGACGAGCGCCACACCGGCGACCTCCTCGCCCGGATGCTGGAGGCCGGTTCCAGCACGGCGACGATCGGGCTCGACCCCGACGGCACGATCACCGTCTTCAGCCGCGGCGCCGTCGACCTGCTCGGTCTCGAGGCCGACGACGCTCTCGGGGCCGCCTTCACCACCCTCATCGCCCGTGGCACCTGCGACGGCTCGGTCGTCATCGACCCGGCGGCGTCCCCGGCCGCCGAGACCGCGCGCATCCTCGACGTGCTCGGCACCGGGCCCGAGCGTCCCGCGCACGACTGGTGGTGGGAGTGCGCGGACGGCGAGCGCGTCGCCGTCAGCCAGACCCTCGACGAGGTGACCGACGGCGCCGGCCGTCGTACGGGCTACCTCGTCGTCGCCCGCGACGTCACCGAACGGCGGCGCTCGCAGGAGATCCTGCTCGCCGCCCTGCAGCGCGAACGGCAGGCCGTCGACCGGCTGCGGTCGCTGGATCGGGCGAAGAACGAGTTCGTCACCACCGTGAGCCACGAGCTGCGTACGCCCATCTCGAGCATCGTCGGCTACGCCGAGGTCGTCCGCGAAGAGGTCACCGACGACGCCACCCGGTGCCTGCTCGACGCCATCGCCCGCAACGGCTACCGGTTGCGCGATCTCGCCAACGACCTGGTGACCCTCTCGGACCTCGAGCAGGGCGGTGCCACCGACACCGGCCCCGTCGACCTGCGCACCCAGCTGCAGGGGGTGCTCGCCGATCTCTCACCCACCGCCCACACGCGCTGCCAGTCGTTGGTCTTCCAGGACCTGCTCGACGAGACCACGCCCTGCCGGGTGCAGGGCGACCGCGAGCACGTGCGCCGTGCCCTGGGCAACGTGGTCGACAACGCCCTGAAGTTCTCCCCCGACGGCGCCGAGGTGACCGTGTGCCTCGAGCCGCACGAGGACGGCATCCGGGTCAGGGTCAGCGACCAGGGCATGGGCATCCCCGCCGACGAGGTGGAGCACGTCTTCCAGCGCTTCTACCGGGCGCGCAACGCCAACGAGCACGCCATCCAGGGGCCGGGGCTCGGCCTGTCGTTGGCCGAGACGATCCTGCGACTGCACGGCGGCGAGCTGGTGCTGCGCTCCACCGAGGGCGCCGGCACCCAGGTCGACGTCG